One genomic segment of Nocardia spumae includes these proteins:
- the tsf gene encoding translation elongation factor Ts: MANYTAQDVKRLRELTGSGMMDCKKALEETSGDFDKAVEVLRIKGAKDVGKRAERATAEGLVAAQSGVMIELNSETDFVAKNDEFQNTAGDIVDAAAKVRPADLEALKAVDVNGKTADQVVQELAAKIGEKLELRRVVSFEGPVATYLHKRSSDLPPAVGVLVEYQGEGDAAAEVARAAAMQIAALKAKYVTRDEVPADLVEKERGIAEATAREEGKPEAALPKIVEGRVNGFYKDVVLLEQSSVTDSKKTVKQLLDEAGVTITRFARFEVGQA; encoded by the coding sequence ATGGCGAACTACACCGCCCAGGATGTGAAGCGGCTCCGCGAGCTCACCGGCTCCGGAATGATGGACTGCAAGAAGGCTTTGGAAGAGACTTCGGGCGATTTCGATAAAGCCGTCGAGGTCCTGCGGATCAAGGGCGCCAAGGATGTCGGCAAGCGTGCCGAGCGCGCCACCGCCGAGGGCCTGGTCGCCGCGCAGAGCGGCGTGATGATCGAGCTCAACTCCGAGACCGACTTCGTCGCCAAGAACGACGAGTTCCAGAACACCGCCGGTGACATCGTCGATGCCGCCGCCAAGGTGCGCCCGGCCGATCTCGAGGCGCTCAAGGCCGTCGACGTCAACGGCAAGACCGCCGACCAGGTGGTACAGGAGCTGGCCGCCAAGATCGGTGAGAAGCTCGAGCTGCGCCGCGTCGTGTCCTTCGAGGGCCCGGTCGCGACCTACCTGCACAAGCGGTCCTCGGACCTGCCGCCGGCCGTCGGCGTCCTGGTCGAGTACCAGGGCGAAGGCGATGCCGCCGCCGAGGTCGCGCGTGCCGCCGCCATGCAGATCGCCGCGCTGAAGGCCAAGTACGTCACCCGCGACGAGGTCCCGGCCGATCTGGTCGAGAAGGAGCGCGGCATCGCCGAGGCCACCGCCCGCGAGGAGGGCAAGCCGGAGGCCGCGCTGCCGAAGATCGTCGAGGGCCGGGTCAACGGCTTCTACAAGGATGTCGTCCTGCTGGAGCAGTCGTCGGTCACCGACAGCAAGAAGACCGTCAAGCAGCTGCTGGACGAGGCCGGTGTCACCATCACCCGCTTCGCCCGCTTCGAGGTCGGTCAGGCCTGA